Proteins encoded within one genomic window of Mycolicibacterium aubagnense:
- a CDS encoding aspartate aminotransferase family protein gives MTTINAAQSLSTDLAAKAKRHLWGHFARHGADIAPPIITRGEGVTIFDDRGKSYIDGLSGLFVVQVGHGREELAAAAARQAEQLSFFPLWSYATPPAIELAERIANYAPGDLNRVFFTTGGGEAVESAWKLAKQFFKLTGKPGKHKVISRSIAYHGTPQGALAITGIPAFKAPFEPLTPGGFRAPNTNFYRAPDAYAHSQEAFGQYCADRIAEAIEFEGPDTVAAVFLEPVQNAGGCFPPPPGYFQRVREICDRYDVLLVSDEVICAYGRIGSMFACDDFGYIPDIITSAKGLTSGYSPIGAMIASDRLFEPFNDGKTMFAHGYTFGGHPVSSAVALANLDIFEREGINTHVKANAPIFRATLEKLYDLPIVGDVRGEGFFYGIELVKDKATRETFNSEESERLLRGFLTPALWEAGLYCRADDRGDPVIQLAPPLISGQKEFEAIYDILHNVLDEAGRRL, from the coding sequence ATGACAACAATCAATGCAGCACAATCACTTTCAACCGACCTAGCGGCGAAGGCCAAACGGCATCTGTGGGGTCATTTCGCCCGTCATGGGGCCGATATCGCCCCGCCCATCATCACCCGCGGTGAGGGCGTCACCATCTTCGACGACCGGGGCAAAAGCTATATCGACGGGCTTTCGGGCCTGTTCGTCGTACAGGTCGGACACGGGCGCGAGGAACTTGCGGCGGCCGCTGCCCGGCAGGCCGAGCAACTGTCCTTCTTCCCTTTGTGGTCCTACGCAACTCCACCCGCCATAGAACTGGCCGAGCGCATCGCCAACTATGCGCCGGGCGACCTGAATCGAGTCTTCTTCACCACCGGCGGCGGCGAAGCGGTGGAGAGTGCATGGAAGCTGGCCAAGCAGTTCTTCAAGTTGACCGGAAAACCCGGCAAGCACAAGGTGATTTCGCGTTCCATCGCGTATCACGGGACCCCTCAGGGTGCACTGGCAATCACGGGCATCCCGGCGTTCAAGGCGCCATTCGAACCGCTCACCCCCGGCGGCTTTCGCGCACCGAACACCAACTTCTACCGGGCGCCCGACGCCTACGCACACAGCCAGGAGGCATTCGGCCAGTACTGCGCCGACCGCATCGCCGAGGCCATCGAATTCGAGGGTCCCGATACCGTCGCCGCAGTATTCCTGGAGCCAGTGCAGAACGCCGGCGGGTGCTTCCCACCACCACCGGGATATTTTCAGCGAGTCCGTGAGATCTGCGACCGCTACGACGTACTCCTGGTGTCCGACGAGGTGATCTGCGCCTACGGCCGCATCGGCTCGATGTTCGCCTGCGATGATTTCGGCTATATCCCCGACATCATCACCAGCGCAAAGGGTTTGACATCCGGCTACTCCCCGATCGGCGCGATGATCGCCAGCGACCGCCTGTTTGAACCCTTCAACGACGGCAAGACGATGTTCGCCCACGGCTACACCTTCGGCGGACACCCGGTGTCGTCCGCGGTCGCGCTGGCCAACCTCGATATCTTCGAGCGTGAGGGCATCAATACTCACGTGAAAGCGAACGCCCCGATATTCAGGGCAACACTCGAGAAGCTGTACGACCTTCCGATCGTCGGCGACGTCCGCGGTGAGGGATTCTTCTACGGCATCGAACTCGTAAAAGACAAGGCCACCAGGGAGACCTTCAACAGCGAAGAGTCCGAGCGCCTGCTGCGCGGCTTCCTAACCCCCGCACTGTGGGAGGCGGGTCTGTACTGCCGCGCGGACGATCGTGGCGATCCGGTGATCCAGCTGGCTCCGCCGCTGATCAGCGGCCAGAAGGAGTTCGAAGCGATCTATGACATCCTGCACAACGTCCTCGACGAAGCAGGGCGCCGCCTCTAG
- a CDS encoding type VII secretion target produces the protein MASVLRVDPNALRHASRAQTTVASAISTLAVGQSMASAGEGVSGLHSETGCSMVGDLFDAASSATHEELAAHADKLSKAADMYQRADKELGEKLSRHLR, from the coding sequence ATGGCATCGGTGTTGCGCGTCGACCCCAACGCACTTCGTCATGCCTCCCGCGCGCAAACCACCGTCGCATCGGCCATTTCGACTTTGGCGGTGGGGCAGTCAATGGCGAGCGCCGGCGAGGGAGTGTCCGGCCTGCACAGCGAAACCGGGTGCTCGATGGTAGGCGACCTGTTTGACGCCGCATCATCTGCCACACATGAGGAATTGGCTGCGCACGCCGACAAGTTGTCGAAGGCCGCCGACATGTATCAGCGCGCCGACAAGGAACTCGGCGAAAAGTTGAGCAGGCATCTTCGATAA
- a CDS encoding WXG100 family type VII secretion target: MTVTVPQVEASRPEALTESATELRGKAASLATQIDTQRATTDGLRKNWEGTASDAAAAKVAPTIARMQQIHDALTRTPAVLNDGGTRLAADRANVVNTVSQLTGQGWQVAPDGSVSVRPGGPLDQYAKASTVNEMKVMQLAASNSVAVKTLLGFFDTTDRQLSKDLHRGGRP; the protein is encoded by the coding sequence ATGACGGTGACCGTCCCCCAAGTCGAGGCGTCGCGGCCCGAAGCGTTGACCGAATCGGCCACCGAGTTGCGCGGCAAGGCTGCTAGCTTGGCCACCCAGATCGACACGCAGCGCGCCACCACTGACGGGCTGCGAAAGAATTGGGAGGGCACCGCGTCTGATGCCGCAGCAGCCAAGGTGGCCCCGACTATCGCGCGGATGCAACAGATCCACGACGCCCTCACCCGCACCCCGGCCGTGCTCAACGATGGTGGCACGCGACTAGCAGCGGACCGGGCCAACGTCGTCAACACCGTCAGCCAGCTGACCGGTCAGGGCTGGCAAGTCGCCCCCGACGGCAGCGTCTCGGTGCGTCCAGGCGGCCCGCTGGATCAATACGCCAAAGCCAGCACGGTCAATGAGATGAAGGTGATGCAGCTCGCGGCCTCCAATTCCGTCGCAGTCAAGACGCTGCTGGGGTTCTTCGACACCACCGACCGGCAGCTCTCCAAAGACCTGCACCGCGGTGGGCGGCCTTGA
- a CDS encoding alpha/beta hydrolase: MGGLDGGPTKLGIGDLPQDKLPYDDGSQIPTGKSPEEVNKWWKSLDKQQQDKLLHDWPDRLGNLNGIPVADRSTANKAVMQQDLDRPAEVAKARGVSVEEVLAHPEQYGMAGEMMNRYNNAVKVKEGLALNAERTGAPTFLQVYEPDKFGGAGRAAIAIGNPDEAVNTAVVVPGTSHSVTEGWLSSTDASQIYTETKNADHSKPVSVIAWMGYDAPDSLLDPQVAQTGLAHQGGALLAADVNALSATHDPKVGTQHITAIGHSYGSTTVADAAAGYGMHIDNAVLVGCPGTDMARNANDFHLNPGGHVYVGSASTDPITTLGGMAQSHVPGTGITVALGADPSVDGFGSTRFKAEVPGLTFTDHSHYYDRGTESLFSIGDIASGHGDALEHDGMTAPHRIHVPSFIPGLPSTDFDPELYRPPTSGHEHK, translated from the coding sequence GTGGGCGGCCTTGATGGCGGGCCGACCAAGCTCGGCATCGGTGACCTGCCGCAGGACAAACTGCCCTATGACGACGGCTCGCAGATCCCGACCGGTAAGAGTCCCGAAGAGGTCAACAAGTGGTGGAAATCGCTCGACAAGCAACAACAGGACAAGCTGCTGCATGACTGGCCTGACCGGCTCGGCAACCTCAACGGCATCCCGGTTGCCGACCGGAGCACGGCCAACAAGGCGGTCATGCAACAGGACCTCGACCGCCCCGCTGAGGTCGCCAAGGCCCGCGGTGTCAGCGTGGAGGAGGTGCTGGCGCATCCCGAGCAGTACGGCATGGCCGGCGAGATGATGAACCGCTACAACAACGCGGTCAAGGTCAAAGAGGGACTGGCGTTAAACGCGGAAAGAACGGGTGCGCCGACCTTCCTTCAGGTCTACGAACCCGACAAGTTCGGAGGCGCCGGCCGCGCCGCGATCGCCATCGGCAACCCCGACGAAGCAGTCAACACCGCCGTTGTCGTCCCGGGAACCAGCCACAGCGTCACCGAAGGCTGGCTGAGCTCAACCGATGCCTCCCAGATCTACACCGAAACCAAGAACGCCGACCACAGCAAGCCCGTCTCGGTGATCGCATGGATGGGCTACGACGCCCCGGACAGCTTGCTCGATCCCCAAGTAGCGCAAACCGGGCTGGCCCACCAGGGCGGAGCACTGCTGGCCGCCGACGTCAACGCACTAAGCGCCACCCACGATCCCAAGGTGGGCACCCAGCACATCACGGCGATCGGGCATTCCTACGGATCGACCACGGTCGCCGATGCGGCCGCCGGGTACGGCATGCACATCGATAACGCCGTCCTGGTGGGATGCCCGGGAACGGATATGGCGCGCAACGCCAACGACTTCCACCTCAACCCCGGCGGGCACGTCTATGTCGGCTCAGCGTCGACCGACCCGATCACCACGTTGGGCGGCATGGCGCAATCGCACGTACCGGGCACGGGCATCACGGTCGCGCTCGGGGCCGATCCGTCAGTGGATGGGTTCGGATCGACGAGGTTCAAAGCCGAAGTGCCAGGCCTGACCTTCACCGATCACAGTCACTACTACGATCGCGGGACCGAATCGCTGTTCAGCATCGGGGACATCGCCTCCGGACACGGAGATGCGTTGGAGCACGACGGCATGACCGCACCGCACCGGATCCACGTGCCATCGTTCATCCCGGGCCTACCGTCGACCGATTTCGACCCCGAGTTGTACCGGCCACCGACAAGCGGTCATGAGCACAAATGA
- a CDS encoding nuclease-related domain-containing protein, which translates to MLEAIRLENQWEAAIAQPFEDEVNDFFRSRGFASGPVSMSGYWDPQGPGADVLRDAINGRLATPTGGPPLSGQVDVLAIGEHGCFVIECKSVSAMIKPTNMFGRISPDDADSWRSKVSSKVQWLRPRLDRAVDVGVVVVEGLQYLNSAEETADIPVMPLPSSRT; encoded by the coding sequence ATGCTTGAAGCGATCCGCCTGGAAAACCAATGGGAAGCTGCGATCGCCCAACCGTTTGAAGACGAAGTCAATGATTTCTTTCGATCGCGGGGTTTCGCGAGTGGTCCGGTGTCCATGTCTGGCTACTGGGACCCGCAGGGTCCGGGTGCAGACGTTTTGCGCGACGCTATCAACGGTCGGTTAGCCACGCCAACAGGTGGCCCTCCCCTATCAGGACAGGTTGATGTCCTCGCAATCGGTGAACACGGGTGTTTTGTCATCGAATGCAAGTCTGTCTCAGCAATGATTAAGCCCACGAACATGTTTGGACGAATCTCCCCCGACGATGCCGATTCCTGGCGAAGTAAGGTGTCGTCGAAGGTACAGTGGCTCCGGCCGCGGCTCGACAGAGCCGTCGATGTCGGCGTCGTAGTCGTCGAGGGCTTGCAGTATCTGAATTCCGCCGAAGAGACTGCAGACATCCCGGTGATGCCCTTGCCCTCGTCAAGGACATGA
- a CDS encoding DUF732 domain-containing protein produces the protein MSKLTDGQRRGVVVLGIVIFAFWHGCSHSSTSSAPSTTPASSTSTATAAAPQSTETPIVTLQPSPVSDKDRAFLAAIAGDGITINDDNVVLLGNTVCVTLDMPGQSIWSVTQQVEQMRGWTVVPATHFVDRAIQNLCPDHTPTP, from the coding sequence GTGAGCAAGCTGACAGACGGGCAGCGCCGTGGCGTCGTTGTGCTGGGCATCGTCATTTTCGCCTTCTGGCACGGCTGCTCACACAGCTCGACCAGCTCGGCGCCGAGCACGACTCCGGCCTCATCGACCAGCACAGCGACGGCCGCGGCACCACAATCTACCGAGACACCCATTGTGACACTTCAGCCAAGTCCGGTCAGCGACAAAGACCGCGCGTTCCTTGCGGCCATCGCCGGCGATGGCATCACCATCAACGACGACAACGTGGTGCTGCTCGGGAACACTGTATGCGTGACGTTGGATATGCCAGGCCAATCAATCTGGAGCGTCACCCAGCAGGTTGAACAGATGCGCGGGTGGACTGTTGTTCCGGCGACTCACTTCGTTGACCGGGCGATACAGAACCTGTGCCCCGACCACACGCCGACGCCATAG
- a CDS encoding exonuclease domain-containing protein — protein sequence MYYRATLGGSSPHQAAVRLPSPQWLPADVRPSGIVMEDVTGSTAMELAPTGGGDIVEQLNAAAARTPWGWWAVAASVLLGLVTMPFGLILWIILAPVCVWLVLNDRAHKTVVLFYDVNDDHHIWFDKLVSTWPWLTGSQRVWRIMQSGAVTTTYQFKTNAGAGRVINRLNAPATITGPTQLSTNIAVPSVVAGNAGLYFLPDRVLIREGNQFSDITYAELRLDSGVTRFIEDNAPPADAQKVDYTWQYVNVKGGPDRRYNNNRMLPIMLYGTIDLTSRQGLHWQLQISRKDAAAPVCHALSNAPTLTAAPPPVVHPPLKNPAPRPPQPPRSTAFVTNPVGLPPLVPRPAAAQPRSKQSQKRSMQAPSRPTITCAQLTRKPTPYPLDGLTFTAIDIETTGLDPRTDRIVEIGLVKFTADGTIVDEFATLINNPGSSPGALAVHGISDADLAGAPDTERVLCEVFAFMAGTVLVAHNLEFESDFLVTAAQRAGLRVPRNALAICTLGTARRQLDGRAFSLTAMYKTATGRWIDHQHNALADARAVREVFLWLLAQSPAPLHLTMAPPSTTESAVPVEQCQISCRPVPLIRASVAELLDAFPQSPTPRHGDPTEVDTYRNLLAHAVEDGRLSYEEADSNETSPTDPINRNAAAHAAPAGLGQHLSRRQDCRLGIIHRHTPTRNVPARRRPRTRYACGHNPPSHRGMLRTDPTGASSLPSKPTRCHRWRRHQHH from the coding sequence GTGTACTACCGCGCAACGCTAGGCGGCTCTTCGCCACATCAAGCTGCTGTCCGACTGCCCTCGCCGCAATGGTTGCCGGCCGACGTGCGTCCGAGCGGCATCGTCATGGAGGACGTGACCGGCAGTACCGCTATGGAATTAGCTCCCACTGGTGGTGGCGACATCGTTGAGCAACTCAACGCCGCCGCGGCTCGAACACCGTGGGGGTGGTGGGCCGTAGCAGCATCGGTCCTGCTCGGTCTGGTGACCATGCCATTCGGACTGATCCTGTGGATCATTCTCGCGCCAGTGTGCGTCTGGCTGGTACTCAATGACCGTGCCCACAAGACCGTGGTGCTCTTCTACGACGTCAACGATGACCACCACATCTGGTTCGACAAGCTCGTCTCCACCTGGCCCTGGCTCACCGGATCTCAACGCGTGTGGCGGATCATGCAATCCGGCGCCGTCACCACCACCTATCAATTCAAAACGAATGCCGGCGCCGGCCGCGTCATCAATCGGCTCAACGCACCCGCCACCATCACCGGTCCGACGCAGCTGTCCACCAACATCGCTGTTCCGTCAGTTGTCGCCGGCAACGCTGGCCTGTACTTTCTGCCGGATCGCGTGCTGATTCGCGAAGGTAATCAGTTCAGCGACATCACCTACGCCGAGCTGCGCCTGGACTCTGGCGTGACGCGGTTCATCGAGGACAACGCCCCGCCAGCGGACGCCCAAAAAGTGGACTACACGTGGCAGTACGTCAACGTCAAAGGCGGACCGGACCGCCGGTACAACAACAACCGGATGCTGCCCATAATGCTTTACGGCACAATCGATCTGACCAGCCGCCAGGGACTGCACTGGCAACTTCAGATATCGCGGAAGGACGCTGCAGCACCGGTGTGCCACGCACTGTCCAATGCACCCACTCTCACCGCCGCACCGCCACCGGTGGTCCATCCTCCACTGAAGAACCCTGCACCCCGGCCACCGCAACCGCCGCGCAGCACCGCGTTCGTCACCAATCCGGTAGGACTGCCGCCGCTGGTGCCCCGGCCAGCGGCGGCGCAGCCGCGCTCCAAGCAGAGCCAGAAACGTTCTATGCAGGCCCCGTCCCGGCCGACGATCACATGCGCTCAGTTAACGCGAAAACCGACGCCGTACCCGCTCGACGGGTTGACGTTCACCGCCATCGATATCGAGACAACGGGATTGGATCCCCGGACCGATCGGATCGTCGAAATCGGCCTGGTCAAGTTCACCGCCGACGGCACGATCGTCGATGAGTTCGCGACACTAATCAACAACCCAGGATCTAGTCCCGGCGCCCTTGCCGTGCACGGCATCAGTGATGCCGACCTCGCGGGCGCACCCGACACCGAGCGAGTCCTGTGCGAAGTCTTCGCATTCATGGCCGGCACGGTGCTTGTTGCGCACAACCTTGAATTCGAAAGCGACTTCCTGGTGACTGCCGCGCAGCGTGCCGGTCTACGCGTGCCTCGGAACGCACTCGCCATCTGCACACTGGGTACCGCGCGCCGTCAACTGGACGGCCGCGCATTCAGCCTGACCGCCATGTACAAGACCGCGACCGGACGCTGGATCGATCACCAGCACAACGCGCTCGCTGACGCGCGCGCCGTACGCGAAGTCTTCCTCTGGCTGCTGGCCCAATCCCCTGCTCCGCTGCACCTCACCATGGCGCCGCCGTCGACGACTGAATCTGCTGTGCCGGTTGAGCAGTGCCAGATCTCTTGCCGCCCAGTGCCTCTTATTCGTGCCTCAGTTGCTGAACTGCTTGACGCCTTCCCTCAATCACCCACGCCCCGGCACGGCGACCCAACTGAGGTCGATACGTACCGGAACCTGCTGGCACATGCTGTCGAAGACGGTCGACTCAGCTACGAAGAAGCCGACTCTAACGAAACAAGCCCGACTGACCCGATTAACAGGAACGCAGCTGCGCATGCTGCACCAGCAGGCCTGGGACAACACCTATCCAGACGCCAAGACTGCCGACTTGGCATCATTCACCGCCACACACCGACGCGAAATGTTCCTGCTCGCAGACGGCCTCGGACTCGCTACGCTTGCGGACACAATCCACCAAGTCATCGAGGAATGCTCCGAACCGACCCCACCGGAGCAAGCTCGCTACCTTCGAAACCTACGCGTTGCCATCGTTGGCGACGACACCAGCATCACTGA
- a CDS encoding TetR/AcrR family transcriptional regulator, whose protein sequence is MAATPTRERLVTEAMKLFSDKGFEATSISQIESAAGLSAGSGALYRHFKSKDALLAAGIDRQLDRRSAMADMRALFAGLGDLHSELTVLGRYLLTVIDQESELLQIAARTPAGMSEHLDTAYAALVEGLTAELAGWIATWGPQLVETETATLAALGVNALLGERVGANLFRRTANPIPDDRYLAEWTTVLAARIQRR, encoded by the coding sequence ATGGCGGCCACACCCACCCGGGAACGGCTTGTCACCGAAGCAATGAAGCTGTTCAGTGACAAGGGTTTTGAGGCCACCAGCATCTCCCAGATCGAGTCGGCCGCGGGGCTTTCGGCCGGTTCGGGCGCGCTGTACCGGCACTTCAAATCCAAAGACGCGCTACTAGCGGCCGGGATCGACCGGCAGCTGGATCGCCGCTCGGCGATGGCCGACATGCGCGCCCTGTTCGCCGGGCTCGGAGACCTGCATAGCGAGCTCACCGTGCTCGGCCGCTACCTGCTGACGGTGATCGATCAGGAAAGCGAACTGCTGCAGATCGCCGCGCGCACCCCCGCGGGCATGTCTGAGCACCTCGACACCGCGTATGCCGCCCTAGTGGAGGGACTCACCGCCGAACTCGCCGGCTGGATCGCCACCTGGGGTCCGCAACTCGTGGAGACCGAAACCGCGACCCTGGCCGCGCTCGGCGTCAACGCTCTGCTCGGCGAACGCGTCGGCGCCAACCTCTTTCGCCGCACCGCGAACCCGATACCCGACGACCGTTACCTCGCCGAATGGACCACGGTGCTCGCTGCCCGAATCCAACGCCGGTGA